One genomic region from Natrinema caseinilyticum encodes:
- a CDS encoding HVO_0758 family zinc finger protein, translating to MKSVRKALREGELEKDTYDRLVCGECEKPLKTENDPDDIKTVRICPDCNAEWKEIR from the coding sequence ATGAAATCAGTCCGGAAGGCACTTCGGGAGGGTGAACTCGAGAAGGACACCTACGACAGGCTCGTTTGCGGCGAGTGCGAGAAGCCGCTGAAGACCGAAAACGACCCCGACGATATCAAGACGGTCCGCATCTGTCCGGATTGCAACGCCGAGTGGAAGGAGATCCGGTAG
- the trpA gene encoding tryptophan synthase subunit alpha → MTDDAVDYDSDVEAAIRESRPALITYITAGDPTLEDTKAYVEALDRGGSDLIELGLPFSEPIAEGPTIQAAINRALEAGTTPRGFFELVDELETDAPLLVMTYYNLILQYGSEPDVRPFVERAAEAGLSGIIVPDLPAEEADPLREACDDYGLDLVFIIAPTTEGERLETIMSQVSGFAYVQARLGTTGARANVSTATHDSLARLSGYDVPKAVGFGVSKGDHAAEIVEAGADGVIVGSALVDIIASSDDPADAVAELEATATELKRGARRGATDDTEDDTNAEDAPEPEQP, encoded by the coding sequence GTGACCGACGACGCGGTCGACTACGACAGCGACGTCGAAGCCGCGATCCGCGAGAGCCGTCCCGCGCTGATCACCTACATCACGGCGGGCGATCCGACCCTCGAGGACACGAAGGCGTACGTCGAGGCCTTAGACCGCGGCGGCTCCGATCTGATCGAACTCGGACTCCCGTTTTCGGAGCCGATCGCCGAAGGGCCGACGATCCAGGCGGCGATCAACCGTGCGCTCGAGGCCGGGACGACACCCCGTGGCTTCTTCGAGTTAGTCGACGAACTCGAGACCGACGCGCCGCTGCTGGTGATGACGTACTACAACCTGATCCTGCAGTACGGTTCGGAACCGGACGTTCGACCGTTCGTCGAACGCGCGGCCGAAGCCGGACTCTCGGGGATCATCGTTCCCGACCTGCCCGCCGAGGAGGCGGACCCGCTGCGCGAGGCCTGCGACGACTACGGGCTCGATCTCGTCTTCATCATCGCGCCGACGACCGAGGGAGAACGACTCGAGACCATCATGTCGCAGGTGTCGGGCTTCGCGTACGTCCAGGCTCGTCTCGGGACGACCGGTGCGCGCGCGAACGTCTCGACGGCGACCCACGACAGCCTCGCGCGGCTCTCGGGGTACGACGTCCCGAAGGCGGTCGGCTTCGGCGTGAGCAAAGGCGACCACGCCGCCGAAATCGTCGAGGCGGGCGCCGACGGCGTCATCGTCGGCAGCGCGCTCGTGGACATCATCGCGTCGAGCGACGACCCCGCCGACGCGGTCGCCGAACTCGAGGCCACGGCGACGGAGCTCAAACGCGGCGCTCGCCGCGGCGCGACAGACGATACCGAGGACGACACCAACGCTGAAGATGCGCCGGAACCAGAACAGCCATAA
- a CDS encoding carboxymuconolactone decarboxylase family protein, giving the protein MSRSRELDDFKETLGELVHESPELKRFSGFVETAEMTTTLDHKTKELMSLSIGVVTRCDHCILWHTDAALEAGATHDEIVDALKVAVVMGGGPAMTYAVDAYDTLQALEAERSG; this is encoded by the coding sequence ATGTCCCGATCCCGAGAACTGGACGATTTCAAGGAGACGCTCGGTGAACTGGTACACGAGTCGCCGGAGCTGAAACGGTTCAGCGGATTCGTCGAAACGGCGGAAATGACGACGACGCTCGATCACAAGACGAAGGAGTTGATGTCGCTCTCCATCGGGGTCGTCACTCGCTGTGACCACTGTATCCTCTGGCACACGGACGCGGCGCTCGAGGCCGGTGCGACCCACGACGAGATCGTCGACGCGCTCAAGGTCGCGGTCGTGATGGGCGGCGGTCCCGCGATGACGTACGCGGTCGACGCCTACGATACGCTGCAGGCCCTCGAAGCCGAGCGGAGCGGATAG
- a CDS encoding MGMT family protein, with protein MVDVTDAGIYARESPYLDRYVQLGVASGRVLSVSFPEIPDDDAEADHAVLDRIFEYLDGLEPVTFDDVRVAMTMPTDQRSVLEQVQQVPYGDQVTVETLARMTAGLDHENETDIILVRTALDENPAPLLIPDHRVRDGPSAAPPDVEQKLRSLEEL; from the coding sequence ATGGTGGACGTTACGGACGCTGGAATCTACGCGCGGGAATCGCCGTACCTCGATCGGTACGTCCAGCTCGGAGTCGCCAGCGGACGGGTCCTGAGCGTCTCGTTTCCCGAGATCCCCGACGACGACGCCGAAGCGGACCACGCCGTCCTCGATCGAATCTTCGAGTACCTCGACGGCCTCGAGCCGGTCACCTTCGATGACGTCCGGGTCGCGATGACCATGCCGACCGACCAGCGGTCGGTCCTCGAACAGGTCCAGCAGGTTCCCTACGGCGACCAGGTCACCGTCGAGACGCTCGCCCGGATGACCGCGGGTCTCGATCACGAGAACGAAACCGACATCATTCTCGTCCGGACGGCACTGGACGAGAATCCCGCGCCCCTTCTCATTCCCGATCACCGCGTCCGCGACGGTCCCAGCGCCGCACCCCCGGACGTCGAGCAAAAGCTCCGCTCGCTCGAGGAACTGTAA
- a CDS encoding NUDIX hydrolase, whose protein sequence is MTDARLGLEPVAAHDPVEIDDQEYDAAVLAPIVDRDGEDHLLFTRRADHLGEHPGQMSFPGGGAEPRDGTILDTALREANEEIGLEPSEAEVVGQLDDIRTVTEYAVTPFVAHVPDREYVRDDNEVAEIVVLPLSGLLDPENYEYERRSHPYYGEVVIHYFHVNGYTVWGATGRILVQLLELATAFEAPETVDRSET, encoded by the coding sequence ATGACTGACGCGAGGCTGGGTCTCGAGCCGGTCGCCGCCCACGACCCGGTCGAGATCGACGATCAGGAGTACGACGCGGCCGTCCTCGCACCGATCGTCGACCGCGACGGTGAGGACCACCTGCTTTTCACCCGGCGGGCCGACCACCTCGGCGAGCATCCCGGCCAGATGAGCTTTCCCGGCGGCGGTGCCGAGCCGAGAGACGGGACGATCCTCGATACCGCGCTCCGGGAGGCCAACGAAGAGATCGGCCTCGAGCCGAGCGAGGCCGAAGTAGTCGGGCAACTGGACGACATTCGGACGGTCACCGAGTACGCCGTCACGCCGTTCGTCGCCCACGTCCCGGATCGGGAGTACGTCCGCGACGACAACGAAGTCGCCGAAATCGTCGTGCTTCCCCTGTCCGGACTGCTCGATCCGGAGAACTACGAGTACGAGCGTCGATCGCATCCGTACTACGGCGAGGTCGTCATCCACTACTTCCACGTCAACGGCTACACCGTCTGGGGCGCGACGGGCCGAATCCTCGTGCAGTTACTCGAGTTGGCGACGGCGTTCGAAGCGCCAGAGACGGTCGACCGGTCCGAGACGTAA
- the trpB gene encoding tryptophan synthase subunit beta, with the protein MSTGERERDESGSGRTGTFGDYGGQYVPEALMPALQELEDAYERFVLENEDGFMDEFRERMHDFGGRPTPLQRADRLSERYDREIYLKREDLVHGGAHKLNNALGQVLLAKYMGKERIIAETGAGQHGTATAMAAAHLDMPCEIYMGRTDVNRQRPNVYRMRMNGAEVNPVDAGSATLKEAINETMRDWATTVERTHYVIGSVVGPHPFPKMVRDFQSVIGEEIREQVREMAGRLPDSVVACAGGGSNTMGTFHAFVPDCADPRFADDSSGRRPRDDSVNLYAVEAGGSSLEVDEEAGLAPNSATLSTGTDGVLHGAMTKLLQSGDGQIVESHSVSAGLDYAGVGPELSHLVETGRVTPVSVDDDDALNGFHRLSRLEGIIPALESSHALGYLERAAGTAADAASGDGPRDERHDELGELVVVNVSGRGDKDLETVLEETEKRDLEAAPDVEVFDR; encoded by the coding sequence ATGAGTACAGGCGAACGCGAACGCGACGAGAGCGGATCCGGGCGCACGGGAACGTTCGGCGACTACGGCGGTCAGTACGTCCCGGAGGCGCTGATGCCGGCCCTGCAGGAACTCGAGGACGCCTACGAACGGTTCGTCCTCGAGAACGAGGACGGGTTCATGGACGAGTTCCGCGAGCGAATGCACGACTTCGGCGGCCGGCCGACGCCGCTGCAGCGCGCGGACCGGCTGAGCGAGCGCTACGACCGCGAAATCTATCTCAAGCGCGAGGACCTCGTCCACGGCGGCGCACACAAACTGAACAACGCGCTCGGGCAGGTGCTGCTCGCGAAGTACATGGGCAAAGAGCGGATCATCGCCGAAACGGGTGCGGGCCAACACGGTACCGCGACGGCGATGGCCGCAGCCCACCTCGACATGCCCTGTGAGATCTACATGGGCCGAACCGACGTGAATCGCCAGCGGCCGAACGTCTACCGGATGCGGATGAACGGGGCCGAGGTGAATCCGGTCGATGCGGGCAGCGCCACCCTGAAAGAGGCGATCAACGAGACGATGCGCGACTGGGCGACCACCGTCGAACGAACGCACTACGTGATCGGCTCCGTCGTCGGTCCGCACCCCTTCCCGAAGATGGTCCGGGACTTCCAGTCGGTTATCGGCGAGGAGATCCGCGAGCAAGTACGGGAGATGGCCGGCCGGCTTCCGGACAGCGTCGTCGCCTGCGCCGGCGGTGGCTCGAACACGATGGGGACCTTCCACGCGTTCGTCCCCGACTGCGCGGACCCGCGGTTCGCGGACGACTCGAGCGGACGGCGTCCGCGAGACGACTCCGTGAACCTCTACGCCGTCGAAGCCGGCGGCTCGAGCCTCGAGGTGGACGAAGAGGCGGGTCTCGCGCCCAATTCGGCGACGCTCTCGACTGGCACCGACGGCGTCCTCCACGGGGCGATGACGAAGCTCCTCCAGAGCGGGGACGGCCAGATCGTGGAATCACACAGCGTCAGCGCGGGACTCGACTACGCCGGCGTCGGTCCAGAACTCTCGCACCTCGTCGAGACCGGTCGGGTAACTCCCGTGAGCGTCGACGACGACGACGCCCTCAACGGCTTCCACCGGCTCTCCCGGCTCGAGGGCATCATCCCGGCACTCGAGTCGAGTCACGCGCTGGGCTATCTCGAGCGCGCGGCTGGAACCGCCGCGGACGCAGCGAGCGGCGATGGGCCGCGAGACGAGCGACACGACGAACTCGGCGAACTGGTCGTCGTCAACGTCTCCGGGCGCGGCGACAAGGACCTCGAAACGGTGCTCGAGGAGACCGAGAAACGCGATCTCGAGGCCGCACCCGACGTCGAGGTGTTCGACCGGTGA
- a CDS encoding glycosyl transferase family 2, with translation MEYVQERIATLHEFGDGDGPSGDLGNEAAAAVAETAVVVPMTAREYDRPAAERVLRELERLEPAPAAVFVPVRADPDQIGPFREWLTSFALPMRVLWCSASDVDALLADAGLGGDFGKGRDVWLALGPAADSADAVVVHDADVRSYESDHVHRLLAPLTMDFDFSKGYYARVERDRLYGRLCRLFYEPLVRTLADAHDEPIVDYLRAFRYALAGEFAATADLARRLRPPRAWGLEVGTLGDAFAVAGFGGTAQVDLGTHEHDHRTVAGETGLEGMSREVAAALLGVIEEHGVDPEYETLPERYRAVGETLIRQYRVDAAFNGLEYDPAGERDQLARYATSIAPPEDDTRLPRWTDAPFDPTEVVEAARPWRERRVGSRSQD, from the coding sequence ATGGAGTACGTCCAGGAGCGGATCGCGACGCTCCACGAGTTCGGCGACGGGGACGGACCCAGTGGCGACCTCGGGAACGAGGCCGCCGCCGCGGTCGCCGAGACGGCCGTCGTCGTCCCCATGACCGCCCGCGAGTACGACCGTCCCGCCGCCGAACGCGTCCTCCGGGAACTCGAGCGCCTCGAGCCGGCGCCCGCTGCGGTCTTCGTTCCCGTGCGCGCCGACCCCGACCAGATCGGGCCGTTTCGCGAGTGGCTCACCTCGTTCGCACTGCCGATGCGCGTCCTCTGGTGTAGCGCGTCCGACGTCGACGCGTTGCTCGCCGACGCGGGTCTGGGCGGTGACTTCGGGAAGGGACGAGACGTGTGGCTCGCGCTCGGTCCGGCCGCCGACAGCGCCGACGCAGTCGTCGTCCACGATGCGGATGTCAGAAGCTACGAGTCCGATCACGTCCACCGCCTGCTCGCACCCCTGACGATGGACTTCGACTTCTCCAAGGGGTACTACGCCCGCGTCGAACGTGATCGGCTTTACGGCCGACTCTGCCGGCTGTTCTACGAACCCCTCGTTCGAACGCTCGCGGACGCCCACGACGAGCCGATCGTCGACTACCTCCGTGCGTTTCGATACGCGCTGGCCGGCGAGTTCGCCGCGACCGCCGACCTCGCCCGCAGACTGCGACCGCCCCGTGCGTGGGGACTCGAGGTCGGAACGCTCGGCGACGCCTTCGCGGTCGCCGGCTTCGGCGGGACCGCGCAGGTCGACCTCGGCACCCACGAACACGACCACCGAACGGTCGCGGGCGAGACGGGTCTCGAGGGGATGAGCCGCGAAGTCGCGGCCGCACTCCTTGGCGTGATCGAGGAACACGGTGTCGATCCCGAGTACGAGACGCTGCCCGAGCGATATCGCGCGGTCGGCGAGACGCTGATCCGGCAATATCGCGTCGATGCGGCGTTCAACGGTCTCGAGTACGATCCCGCGGGCGAACGCGATCAGCTGGCCCGCTACGCGACCTCGATCGCGCCGCCGGAGGACGACACGCGTCTGCCGCGGTGGACCGACGCCCCGTTCGACCCGACCGAAGTGGTCGAAGCCGCCCGGCCCTGGCGAGAGCGACGGGTCGGGTCGCGCTCACAAGACTAA
- a CDS encoding DUF7109 family protein: MDATADELAGVVDLFGGLTREELERALAEAAYRADGQSVDDDDLEAAIEAALESFALVRYDPTSGSDAAANADGEALFVAGPTAFPSVPEHAEDVPHILDVERRRPDRQPLGEAARDRFVAAADEAIAAGDGARCRTLLDVSYDLETWAPVDLTDERTRLEDALAE; encoded by the coding sequence ATGGACGCGACCGCCGACGAACTGGCCGGCGTGGTCGACCTCTTCGGCGGGTTGACCCGCGAAGAGCTCGAGCGGGCGCTCGCCGAGGCCGCCTATCGAGCCGACGGGCAGTCGGTAGACGACGACGACCTCGAAGCGGCGATCGAGGCCGCACTCGAATCGTTCGCGCTCGTTCGGTACGATCCCACGAGCGGAAGCGACGCGGCGGCGAACGCGGACGGGGAAGCGCTCTTCGTCGCCGGTCCGACCGCGTTTCCGTCGGTACCGGAACACGCCGAAGACGTCCCCCACATCCTCGACGTCGAACGCCGCCGGCCCGACCGACAGCCACTGGGTGAGGCAGCCCGCGATCGCTTCGTCGCAGCCGCTGACGAAGCGATCGCCGCAGGCGACGGCGCACGGTGTCGGACCCTGCTAGACGTGAGCTATGACCTCGAGACCTGGGCACCGGTCGATCTCACCGACGAACGGACGCGGCTGGAGGACGCGCTGGCCGAATGA
- the trpC gene encoding indole-3-glycerol phosphate synthase — protein sequence MNSETELAPAVKSILAAARERSGGDGVVDVDARSLPDALARADADGRVPVIGEVKPTSPTADGTRADDPVELAAAMVEGGAAAISVLTEPTHFGGSPEALTRVREAVDVPVLRKDFVLDEDGMDVVAADLLLLIARFVDDLPELVAAARDRGFQPLVEVHDRDELAAALDAGAELVGVNNRDLAKLEVDLETFESVAPDAPDDVTLIAESGVSSPADVRRMREAGADALLIGSAIMDHGADDSDVTENTRRLTRAHSGDSAESTAETESTRAHTTESETT from the coding sequence ATGAACTCCGAGACGGAGCTTGCGCCCGCAGTGAAGTCGATTCTCGCGGCCGCTCGAGAGCGCTCCGGCGGCGACGGCGTCGTGGACGTCGACGCACGGTCGTTGCCCGACGCGCTGGCGCGAGCGGACGCGGACGGACGGGTCCCGGTGATCGGGGAGGTAAAACCGACGAGTCCGACGGCCGACGGAACGCGAGCCGACGATCCCGTCGAACTGGCCGCGGCGATGGTCGAGGGCGGCGCGGCGGCGATTTCGGTCCTCACGGAGCCGACCCACTTCGGCGGCTCGCCCGAGGCGTTGACCCGCGTCCGGGAGGCCGTGGACGTCCCCGTCCTGCGCAAGGACTTCGTTCTGGACGAGGACGGGATGGACGTCGTCGCGGCCGACCTGTTGCTTTTGATCGCGCGGTTCGTCGACGACCTGCCGGAGCTCGTGGCGGCCGCGCGCGACCGCGGGTTCCAGCCGCTGGTCGAAGTGCACGACCGGGACGAACTCGCGGCCGCGCTGGACGCGGGCGCGGAGCTCGTCGGGGTGAACAACCGGGATCTGGCGAAACTCGAGGTCGACCTCGAAACCTTCGAGTCGGTCGCCCCCGACGCTCCGGACGACGTGACGCTGATCGCCGAGAGCGGGGTGTCGTCGCCGGCTGACGTCCGCCGGATGCGCGAGGCCGGCGCCGACGCGTTACTGATCGGCAGCGCCATCATGGACCACGGCGCGGACGACAGCGACGTGACCGAGAACACACGGCGACTCACACGAGCGCATTCGGGGGATTCGGCGGAATCGACGGCTGAAACCGAGTCGACACGAGCGCACACGACGGAGTCAGAGACGACATGA